A stretch of DNA from Labeo rohita strain BAU-BD-2019 unplaced genomic scaffold, IGBB_LRoh.1.0 scaffold_1482, whole genome shotgun sequence:
caggaattgaaggtggggattgtgaataaacagcactctttccaccttcactaccatgactgaagtgcccttaAGCAAAGCACTGAACCCCGaattgctccccgggcgctggagcaatggctgcccactgctctgggtgtgtgttcacagtgtgtgtgtgtgtgcgtgcgtgtgttcacttctcactgctgtgtgtgtgtgcacttgtgatgggttaaatgcagaggaccaattttGACTATGGGTCACCATAGTTGACAGTATGTTTTCACTTTcactaatgttacaaaaacctttttatttcagataaatggtgatctttatatcttttaattcatcatagaatcctgaaaaaaatgtactcagttttaaataattataataataataaatgtttcttgaacagcaaatcagcatattagaatgatttctgaagggtcatgtgacactggagtaatgaagctgtaAATTTAGCCTTGTAGTGTAGACTTGTAGTGTATTTTAACCATGTGTATAGTTGGACAGAAaccaaacataattttgaaaaaggtgAATATTCCAAAGCATATGATTGGTTTGTGTTAAGTAAAGCAATAAGTGTTTGCACAAGTGAGGAGTTAGTGTGAGGCACAAATAAATTAGTGTGGCATTTTGATCAGTTGTGTTTGAAAAAGGAATTCAAGATACTTCCTGTTAGATTTTTGTGTGTTACATAGAgaattgtgtgttgtgttttgcaaagTGTTTTATGAAACTTGGTGTTTGAGTGTCAGATTTCAGAAATTGTGTGGCAAGTAATGATTTTGTGTGTAAGCAGCTGAAAAAAAACTATAAGAACCGGTTCCAAATTTCCAAGAGCAGGGTATTCCAAGAACCAAATTATGGAAGAGACTGGAAGAAGAGTGGACCAAGATCACAACAGTGAAGTTtgagaaactagtgatgtcctATGGCTGcagatgtgctgaagtcattcaaagcaagggcctctacacttcctactattttctgacagctgtaaccctacacatttttatttttatttttttttgacagtggaAATGAGACAGGAAGCgaatgggagagagagaggtgggGTGAGATCGGGAAAGGTCTTTAGGTCTTTAAAAGgtctttttaaaagaagtctcttctactcaccaaagatcgatttatttgattaataatacaatataaacagtaaaattgtgaaatattattacaaatacttttctatttgaatatattttaaaatggaatttattcccatgatgcaaagctgaatgttcAACATCATTATGCCAGTCTTTAAtatcacatgatcctgcagaaatcattctatgctgatttgctgttcaagaaacatttctgattattatcggTGTTGaaatcagttattatttttgtggaaaccatgatacactttctttcaggattcattgatgaatagaaaatgtaatagaaaataatataaagtaataaagtaTGTTATAAACTtctaaagtatttatttctttaaaaataaagttctaaACTCAAGTGTAACGAAGCGGAGCTGAGGCAGGATGAGGTGAGGATCTGTTTATTGAAAgtccaagaaaaaaaacaacaaataatccaAAACGGGAGACACTGAGAAACCAGACAAGAACAGAAAGCAACCATTACAGACAttaacaactgacaaaatacaaGGGAAAGccaaggactatttatacacagggcagaggtaatgatctaattggtaaccggggtGACTAATGAGgaagtgggtgtggttcaattAACATCCATGGccacaaacaagggaacagagaGGCAGGGAGACAgtgaacaataagacacaaaaactacaaaattaaaGTCCTTAAACACGGATACAGAAAACAAAGACCAGGATCATGACATCAAGTCAGAAATGGCATTATCAGATCAGGCATGGCCCTTTAAATGGTGTGAAAGTATACAACTGTGGTAGGAACTCTGTCCTAGATATGGCAGAAGTCTCGTGATTAGCCACAAGAACCCTTCATTTATCTGAAACTATGTCTATATTTCATTCACATCTGTCATAGTGGACTGATATACATTCTGCAAGCAGCATAGTTGACTTAAGATTTAAACATATAGTTTTcagtttagtttcagtttaatttgattaatttcatTTCAGTGCTCTTATCTAAAAACATCTGTAGTCATTAGTGGAAAAATgagcttgttaaaaaaaaaagatttaatttaggCCTCACTTACAAAGCAGTGCGATGaaagatattatttatttatttattgagaatatcgtctctaaatatttagataccatttattctgtttatttattttgatttagcttaataattagaaaacagtaaaaaaaaaaaaaaaaaaaacacacaaattattgttttattcatatattttattttgttttcacaattttttttttttgttttttataatgctTCCACAGTAATCATTTATTCTCATTTAGAAATTGTCACAAGCTTGATCACGTACGACAATGAACAATGATTATAAACTTTTGGAGTAGGTATTTCTGTGGTTCCTACTAGCAGACATGAATTTTAGTACAAACAGCATTTGTGCTATCATTCTTCATCAGCTCATCGACCAGATCGTGTAGATGCTGTCGAACTATATTCAGGCATGTACCTCTCAGCAGCCACATTTTCCCACAGAAGTATTCCAGTATGCCTTTAATTTGAACCTGAGGGGAAATAATGTATTTAGTCAAAGCTATTATGAAAGGCACAGTCAGTTCATTAATGTGGCATTAATCATGACACTCACCGGCGTTGCATGGGCTGGGATCATATTTTTCACCATCGCAATAAGTGTTTTGCATGCACTGCACAGAAATATCTGCTCTTTCATCATGTCATCAGCCTGAAAAACATCACAACGTGAAATAAATTTGAAACAGTAactagtgttgggttcgagtccacctaagtcgagtccgagtcaagtcttttaccaatcgagtccgagacgagtccgagtccaaaatgggctgagtcggactcaagtccgagtcccaaagggctgagtccgagtcgagtccgtccGAATCCAagaaaacactactgtttgtcagtatcttaacaatGTTCTaatccaggggtgcccaaactcggtcctggagggaggtgtcctacagattttagctccagccccaattacacacacctgaaccagctaatcaagcttatactaggcatactagaaaccccctggcaggtgtgttgaggcaagttggagctaaaccaaggaccaggactgagtttgggcacccctgtttttaacctttccaactagaaaaatgcaatgtcagttgaaatgtaagaaaagcaaacctctagtggatcttgccattttgattttgatttcacaacatctcataagtgtccatgctctgcttagcaaacttaaagtcatgtgacagaagttatggctgatctatgtaatgtgacatattttagagtgaaaggttttagaatgtgaaaaattatagggcGGAACTTGACTTTATGCAtcgatgtagtaaatgtataaattcaagggagtaggtatcttggtgaatgggaccttaagagccTCTTGcagcacctcttttatttctgattgtggctgtgtgtgttttgggttgtatatgactttttttttcttgaataaaaatgaggctgtgagggataaacctagtctttacaatggtaCACACTGTGTAAAAAGCCCtacatatactttccataagtcacagcaaactcacacctgttttatttttgaatgcatttatagttacattaattacaataaattacattatataaggaataattgatgatgggccatttaattattagaaaatcatgcacaacCAAGATagttttggacccataaaaactgttgctgcaaagatgttggaaaaattatttttctttcaagctagaaactgccaccatgtttaaatacagaaaaaaactaatcaactaatgtaagtaaaacattctcgagctcaaggcaagtaaacactccaagtattacttacaagcaaaagtattaatacatatattaatcaaaaatacaaattaaataatattttttaaaatagaatctttcttttaaaatagaattgtagggttttttgtaagtttttgtatgtaggtctatataaaggctattacagaaatagataCAGACATTTCAtcaagtaataaatgttaaaataaaacactgcaaaatcttcactgtatacattaaagaaaattctaacttattacagttaatacgtgattcagtcaagaacagtaagtgattttctctttttcttttgttgtttgattattgtttgacgTGGTCTgctgctgcaggtttacgctgctgtcgctttaagatctgacgcacagatcaaatattttgacgcatcagtgtttctcccaactgttcaggtttacttgaGACAAAATCGACttaatttacatgaatagtctccaatacgagcatgtgtgtagcaataacagaacctattaaaagcgaaagagaactttgtattcacacactgactgagaggcg
This window harbors:
- the LOC127158373 gene encoding antimicrobial peptide NK-lysin is translated as MLRNIFLVTLLVYAVCATHWEIREVGSAEDQDEEISADDMMKEQIFLCSACKTLIAMVKNMIPAHATPVQIKGILEYFCGKMWLLRGTCLNIVRQHLHDLVDELMKNDSTNAVCTKIHVC